Genomic DNA from Haloplanus sp. HW8-1:
GTAACGAATCGCGCTTCTGAGCGAAGGACCGACGATTTCGAATCCGTCTCCTCGCTGTCCCCCGATACGATCGAAGGAAACCTGGAGTGGTCGGCGTGACGCGCGCGGACGTGGACGAGAACGCCGTCGGGGTGGGTGGTGCGGGTACAGCGTGGGAAAGGCGACAAGTACCGCGAGACGCCGCTGACGGATTCGTTGGCGGCGACGATCAACGCCTACGCCGACGTCCGCGACGGCGGTCCCGACGACCCGCTCGTGCCGCGCACCACGCGCACCGTTCGCGACTGGGTCACCACCATCGGCGAGCATCGGCTCGACGAGACCGGCGACGACGAATGGTCCCACCTGTCGGCGCACGACCTACGGCGCACCTGGGGGACGCTGCTCGTCGACGACGAAGTTGAGCCCGGGCTCGTCATGGAGTGGGGCGGGTGGGAAGACTGGGAGACGTTTCGGGAGGCGTACCTCGGTACCTATTCGACGAAAGCGAATACTCGGGCGCGGGCGAAAGTCGACTGGCTCTAACCGACCTTTCACCGCCGACTGGCGTAAGTTAGATGAATCTGTATGCAGTCTGTATACACATGAGTACATCCATTCGAGTCTCAGACGACACAAAAGAGATGCTGGAGAGCCTGAAGCGTGATGACGAGACGTTTGATGAGCTTCTCGAACGACTCGCACAGAGCGAGAAACCCATCAACGTCGGCGCTTGGAGTGAAGAGGAAGCCGACCGCGCACGGGAGGCTGTGAAGCGTTCTCGGGAGAGTTTCGAACGGTGACCTTCCTCGATTCCTCCGTTATCATCGACATGCTCGAAGGCGTCCCGGATGTCGTCAAGTACGTCGAAGACCGCGGGCAGCCCTACCTCACGTCGTCGCTCTGCGTCTTCGAGGTGATCGACGGGGAAGTCGGCTCGGGAGAAACCGATGTTGTCGGCGTTCGGCAGGAGTTCGGTGGCGTTCGCTCACTCGACCTGAACGAGCAGATCGCCATGGAGGCCGGCCGGATGCAAGACAGGCTGCTGGACGACGGCGAACGAATGGCTGCCCGCGACCTCCTGATCGCCGCGACTGCGCGGTCCACGGGAGATGAACTCATCGTTGCCGACAGTGACTTCGAAACCCGACATCTATCCGACCTGATGGACGTGACGAACCTCCGCGCTGAAGACTGAGAACGGCGCCAGTTGGAAATTCACCCGACCCCGCTCATTAGTCCGGTCGCGCCGTCGGGAGAGCAGAAATGGTTGCGATGGCATCGTCTGGCTGTAATAGCCCGAATACCACAAAGAAAGAGTTTTTCACAGAGTCTACTCTACCAGTAACTGCTTCCAGTACTGGCGGGCCCGATGGATTACTCGGGCCTCCGTACCTACGACCCGATAGTGATGCGTAGGTCCTTGGCCTGACGGACGAGGATCACGAGCGCGACCATCGTCGCCGGGTCTGCCGAGACGCTAAGCTCGATGACTTTGATCACCTCCTTTGGTTGTCACTGGTCGGTTCGAGGGCGATCCTCACTCACTTGCGTGAGTGCGGAAGAACGGAAACCGCAGTCTTCCAGTACTGGCGGGCCGTTCTTCGTATACGACGTAAATCGACCACGCTTCTTAAACGCTCGCTCGCGTGCGTCCGGCTCCAAAGAAAGTTTTCGATTCCCAAAATTCTGAGAGTGATGGAGCCGTTACAGACGGATGGCTGTACGCCGACACGGGCGACGACGGTGGATTTTTCCTCGGTCCGTACGACCTCCGGCGTACTTGGCATTTTGCTCGTCGAGCGCGAAGTCGAGCCCGGGCTCGTCATGAAGTGGGGCGGCTGGGAGGACTGGGAGACGTTTCGGGAGCACTATCTCGGGGCGTACAGCCTCGACGCGCAACAGCGCGGGATGGAAAAGGTCGGCTATAGTAGCGTTTGGAACTGTTCGCACACCTGATCGCCAGATTGCGTGCGATCAGGTGTGCGATGACTTACAAAGGCTACTATAGCTCTAATACGTCACGACTTCCAGCCCTTCGACATCCTGAAAATCACCGTCGTTCGAGAGGACTGGTTCGTCGAGTAGCAACCCGTGCGCGGCGACGATAGAGTCAACGCCGTCAAGATCGGACAGACGATCCGAATTCATGTGTTCCCCGTTCAGTTTGCCGGCGCGTCGGGCCACCGCAGGCGTGAGGCCGACCGACCCTCGACTAGCGACCAACTGCTCGTACCGTGCACGAAGTAGATCGGCCATGTCCTCGTCCGCGGCGTTGTTGATCCCGGTGTAGGCCTCCCAGATGACGGCGGTCGGGATGCGCGTCGGTACTTGGCGTGCGGTCAGTTCGTGGGCGAGGGCCCTCGCTGCCCCCCGTTCGTCGGCGAGTGCGCCGAGATACTGTGTGTCGAGGATCATCTACTCGTGTGACGGCGGGGTCGCCCCGACCACTCCGTCCGTCGCCTCCTCGACGCTGAACTCGGGGTCGATCTCCGCCATATCGTCGGCGAAATCGACGAGCGTGTAGTCCTCGACAAGTCGCTCCAGCGTCTCCCCCAGCGTCTCATCCTCTCGGTTTTCGCTTTTCACCCGTGCGTACAGGTCCTCGCTCACCCGGATTTGTTTCGTTCCCACGTGCGGCTGTTGACGCCGTTGACAAATGAAGTTGACGCCAGTTATCCGAACCCGGCCCGTACCCCGGTTCCGGTCCCGACGCTTCGAACGGCGCTACCTACACCGAGAACCCGTAGAGGTCGTCGCCGACGTGGTGAACCGACTCGACGACCTTGCCGGCGTCGCCCACCATGTCGTCACCGGGTTCGAGCGCCCGGCCGACCGCCAGCGCCTTGCCGTGGGTTTCCTCGACGATCACGAGCAGATCGCCGACCGCGATATCCGGATCGGCCTCGACGATCCCCGGGCGCATCACGTCGGCGCCGTCGCTGACGAACTGGACGGCACCGGCGTCGACGGTGACGAGTCGGCGCTCGGGCGGGTAGGCGTTCGCCCCGCGGACCGTCAGGAAGGGGTCGCCGTCGACGACGAAGACCGACGGGTCGCCGTCGACGAGGACGAGATCGAACTCGGTACCGACGAGGTCGACGCGCTCGTAGGTGTCGCCGTCGATCTCGACGCCGAGTGCGTCTTCGATGGTCGCAGTTAGCTCCCCGATCTCGTCGCTCCGCAGGTGATGGCGCGATTTGACCTCCATGTGGAGTCGTGGGATCGCTCCCCGCATAAGTCGCCCGTTCCGTCACGATGCCGGGCGCTTCGTCCGCCGCGCGTCCGACGCGTAACAAACGCTAAGTAGGCGTGGTGCCTGCACCCGACCATGTGGCGTTCCGGCTCGGACGGCGGTCGGGATCGGAAGACGGTCGTCTGTATCGCGTGTGGCACCTCGCTGCTCCGATCCGAGGCC
This window encodes:
- a CDS encoding tyrosine-type recombinase/integrase is translated as MRVQRGKGDKYRETPLTDSLAATINAYADVRDGGPDDPLVPRTTRTVRDWVTTIGEHRLDETGDDEWSHLSAHDLRRTWGTLLVDDEVEPGLVMEWGGWEDWETFREAYLGTYSTKANTRARAKVDWL
- a CDS encoding antitoxin VapB family protein encodes the protein MSTSIRVSDDTKEMLESLKRDDETFDELLERLAQSEKPINVGAWSEEEADRAREAVKRSRESFER
- a CDS encoding PIN domain-containing protein yields the protein MTFLDSSVIIDMLEGVPDVVKYVEDRGQPYLTSSLCVFEVIDGEVGSGETDVVGVRQEFGGVRSLDLNEQIAMEAGRMQDRLLDDGERMAARDLLIAATARSTGDELIVADSDFETRHLSDLMDVTNLRAED
- a CDS encoding PIN domain-containing protein, with the translated sequence MILDTQYLGALADERGAARALAHELTARQVPTRIPTAVIWEAYTGINNAADEDMADLLRARYEQLVASRGSVGLTPAVARRAGKLNGEHMNSDRLSDLDGVDSIVAAHGLLLDEPVLSNDGDFQDVEGLEVVTY
- a CDS encoding antitoxin VapB family protein, whose translation is MGTKQIRVSEDLYARVKSENREDETLGETLERLVEDYTLVDFADDMAEIDPEFSVEEATDGVVGATPPSHE
- a CDS encoding RNA-binding protein, whose amino-acid sequence is MEVKSRHHLRSDEIGELTATIEDALGVEIDGDTYERVDLVGTEFDLVLVDGDPSVFVVDGDPFLTVRGANAYPPERRLVTVDAGAVQFVSDGADVMRPGIVEADPDIAVGDLLVIVEETHGKALAVGRALEPGDDMVGDAGKVVESVHHVGDDLYGFSV